The following proteins come from a genomic window of Corynebacterium crudilactis:
- the phnC gene encoding phosphonate ABC transporter ATP-binding protein, with the protein MKSDVSALPVATRSWAIEFDHVSVTYSNGTKALDDISLTINPGEMVAIVGLSGSGKSTLIRTINGLVPVTAGSVTVGPHQINALSGKTLRTARGQIGMIFQGFNLSERSTVFHNVLVGRFAHTAWWRNLLGRPTAEDKSIAFHALDAVGILDKAWVRAHALSGGQKQRVAIARALSQDPSVMLADEPVASLDPPTAHSVMRDLEHINNSEGITVLVNLHLIDLARQYTTRLIGLRAGKLVYDGLVADATDADFEAIYGRPIQAKDLLGERE; encoded by the coding sequence ATGAAATCTGATGTTTCGGCTCTTCCTGTGGCAACGAGGTCTTGGGCTATTGAGTTCGATCACGTGTCGGTGACATATTCCAACGGAACGAAAGCGCTGGATGATATTTCGCTGACGATTAATCCGGGTGAGATGGTGGCGATAGTTGGTTTGTCTGGATCTGGAAAGTCCACGTTGATCCGCACGATCAATGGGCTGGTTCCGGTGACAGCAGGCAGCGTCACGGTGGGGCCACATCAGATCAATGCCTTGTCTGGGAAAACACTTCGCACAGCGCGTGGCCAAATAGGCATGATTTTCCAAGGCTTTAACCTGTCTGAACGCAGTACCGTGTTCCACAATGTGTTGGTGGGGCGCTTTGCACACACCGCGTGGTGGCGTAACCTGCTTGGCCGTCCCACCGCGGAGGATAAATCAATTGCTTTCCACGCACTTGATGCAGTGGGCATTTTAGATAAAGCATGGGTGCGTGCACATGCTTTATCAGGAGGACAAAAGCAGCGCGTGGCTATTGCTCGCGCCCTCTCCCAAGACCCTTCAGTCATGCTGGCTGATGAACCTGTGGCAAGTTTGGATCCCCCTACAGCGCACTCGGTGATGCGCGACCTGGAACATATCAACAACTCTGAGGGCATCACTGTGCTGGTGAATTTGCACTTAATTGATTTGGCTCGCCAGTACACCACACGGTTGATTGGTTTGCGCGCCGGGAAGTTGGTGTATGACGGTCTTGTCGCTGATGCCACTGATGCGGATTTTGAGGCTATTTATGGCCGTCCCATTCAGGCGAAGGATTTGTTGGGTGAGCGTGAATGA
- the phnD gene encoding phosphate/phosphite/phosphonate ABC transporter substrate-binding protein, with amino-acid sequence MFTPSKSLCAAVSAVAVSALALAGCSSVDSDSVAASGADNAWPESITLSLVPSTEGEDLAEALAPLTDYLSENLGIEVNGVVASDYAATVEALGADQAQVIITDAGSLYNAIEQYDAELILRDVRFGATSYSAVAYTNNPDKYCEDEPVAASYAASDVEMLYCNGIEEEDQPAVGEGPAGVEALSKISAEDKVALQAATSPAGYQYPIVAMQDLGMDTDSAFVQVPVSGNNNAVLSVLNGDAEVSFGFWDARSTVLSEAPEAAEEVVAFAYTEMIPNGGVAASDSLPDDLVAKLSTLMDDYADSSEEAKDVMFDMVGLSDWTAETAEDEITRYGEILKKFSN; translated from the coding sequence ATGTTTACTCCGTCGAAGTCTTTGTGTGCCGCTGTTTCTGCGGTGGCTGTTTCTGCGCTTGCGCTCGCTGGTTGTTCTTCTGTTGATAGTGATTCAGTTGCAGCTTCTGGGGCTGATAATGCGTGGCCAGAATCTATAACGTTGTCTTTGGTGCCTTCTACGGAGGGTGAAGATCTTGCAGAGGCTTTGGCTCCGTTGACTGATTATTTGTCTGAGAATTTGGGCATTGAGGTCAACGGTGTGGTGGCTTCTGATTATGCGGCCACTGTTGAGGCGTTGGGTGCAGATCAAGCTCAGGTGATCATCACTGATGCGGGTTCTTTGTATAACGCTATTGAGCAATATGATGCTGAGTTGATTCTCCGCGACGTTCGTTTTGGTGCCACCTCTTATTCTGCTGTTGCTTATACCAACAACCCGGATAAGTACTGCGAGGATGAGCCGGTTGCGGCGTCTTATGCGGCCTCTGATGTAGAGATGCTGTATTGCAATGGTATTGAGGAAGAAGACCAGCCTGCTGTAGGAGAAGGCCCTGCAGGAGTCGAGGCGTTGAGCAAGATTAGTGCTGAGGACAAGGTTGCGCTTCAGGCAGCTACCTCCCCTGCGGGGTACCAGTACCCCATTGTTGCCATGCAGGATCTAGGTATGGATACGGATTCTGCTTTTGTGCAGGTTCCTGTATCTGGAAACAACAATGCGGTGTTGTCAGTACTCAATGGTGATGCAGAAGTATCGTTCGGTTTCTGGGATGCTCGCTCCACTGTGCTTTCAGAGGCTCCTGAAGCTGCAGAAGAGGTGGTGGCTTTTGCTTACACCGAGATGATCCCTAATGGTGGCGTTGCGGCATCGGATTCTCTCCCTGATGATCTAGTGGCAAAGCTTTCTACCTTGATGGATGACTACGCAGATTCTTCTGAAGAAGCCAAGGACGTCATGTTCGACATGGTGGGTTTGTCTGATTGGACTGCTGAAACCGCAGAAGATGAGATCACTCGTTATGGCGAGATCTTAAAGAAGTTCTCTAACTAG
- a CDS encoding HAD family hydrolase, whose translation MTPSIVFDFDGTLAVGHGPVLAYALCVEPEGGKDFLVRVERELRRFDDGQSPYRDGYDIVAKLAAELGVDDGAMSIAYSRSRELLGSEKAPVEHVRGIEDIFLQLKGHARLVLATNAPAAGVIELLRQWGIAEFFDQLHFVVGKPAGLLPIISELQKDGPVLAVGDIYEFDLAPAVQLGADTALVGATVSTSEAKVSMRGRSIADLPLLSWVSSWASIS comes from the coding sequence GTGACACCCAGTATTGTTTTTGATTTCGATGGCACGCTTGCGGTCGGCCATGGTCCTGTTCTTGCTTATGCATTGTGTGTAGAGCCGGAGGGGGGAAAGGACTTTCTGGTTCGAGTGGAAAGAGAGCTTCGGCGGTTTGATGATGGTCAGAGTCCTTATCGTGATGGCTATGACATTGTTGCCAAGCTTGCTGCGGAACTTGGGGTTGATGATGGTGCGATGTCGATTGCGTATAGCCGTAGTCGGGAGCTTCTTGGATCGGAGAAGGCTCCGGTTGAGCATGTCCGGGGTATTGAGGATATTTTTCTTCAGTTAAAGGGGCATGCGCGATTGGTGCTTGCTACTAATGCTCCAGCAGCTGGCGTTATTGAGTTGTTGCGTCAGTGGGGTATTGCTGAGTTTTTTGATCAGTTGCATTTTGTGGTTGGTAAGCCTGCGGGTTTGTTGCCGATTATTTCTGAGCTTCAAAAGGATGGCCCTGTGTTGGCTGTTGGCGATATTTATGAGTTTGATTTAGCGCCTGCAGTGCAATTGGGTGCGGATACTGCGCTTGTTGGTGCGACTGTGTCTACGTCAGAGGCGAAGGTGTCCATGCGTGGGCGTTCTATCGCTGATCTTCCTCTCCTGTCCTGGGTTTCTTCCTGGGCGTCCATTTCTTAA